One stretch of Streptomyces sp. 135 DNA includes these proteins:
- a CDS encoding CAP domain-containing protein: MGRHRRSGAEQAAATPARHPAGTGRAAASHRRKGRAFAPVRTGLLGVSAAVAMGAVAVASGVLPGGDGFRLDGGGEPGEVRSASAPVEVDAQGGSGGETDRGEPSPSRGSGRSESPKATPSKTEAAPKPSRTPSKTPSEKPSSAAPKPDAPKPSTPSPSRTPVEKPKAPPARAQSPSGESAAEAAVLTLVNEERAKAGCRPVTADSRLAALAGRFSADMAERDFFGHTDPDGATPWDRAEKAGIPDLGGENIARGQADARAVMESWMNSPGHRANILNCDYETMGVGAHFAPGGPWWTQDFGF, translated from the coding sequence ATGGGACGCCACCGACGCTCCGGCGCTGAGCAGGCAGCCGCCACCCCTGCGCGGCACCCGGCCGGGACCGGCCGGGCGGCGGCGTCGCACCGCCGCAAGGGCCGCGCCTTCGCTCCGGTGCGCACGGGCCTGCTCGGCGTCTCCGCGGCCGTCGCGATGGGCGCCGTCGCGGTCGCCTCGGGGGTGCTGCCCGGCGGTGACGGCTTCCGGCTGGACGGTGGCGGCGAGCCGGGTGAGGTGCGCTCCGCGAGCGCCCCCGTCGAGGTGGACGCCCAGGGCGGTTCGGGCGGCGAAACCGACCGCGGTGAGCCGTCCCCGAGCCGGGGCTCCGGCCGTTCCGAGTCCCCGAAGGCCACTCCGTCCAAGACCGAGGCGGCCCCGAAGCCCTCCAGGACGCCGTCGAAGACACCGTCCGAGAAGCCGTCGTCGGCGGCGCCGAAGCCCGACGCCCCCAAGCCGTCGACGCCGAGTCCCTCGCGTACGCCCGTGGAGAAGCCGAAGGCCCCTCCGGCGCGTGCGCAGAGTCCGTCCGGCGAGAGCGCGGCGGAGGCCGCGGTGCTCACGCTGGTCAACGAGGAGCGGGCCAAGGCCGGTTGCCGTCCGGTGACCGCCGACAGCAGGCTCGCCGCGCTGGCCGGCCGGTTCAGCGCGGACATGGCGGAGCGCGACTTCTTCGGCCACACCGATCCGGACGGCGCGACGCCGTGGGACCGCGCCGAGAAGGCCGGCATCCCCGACCTGGGCGGCGAGAACATCGCGCGCGGCCAGGCCGACGCCCGGGCGGTCATGGAGTCCTGGATGAACAGCCCCGGCCACCGCGCCAACATCCTCAACTGCGACTACGAGACCATGGGCGTCGGCGCTCACTTCGCGCCCGGCGGCCCCTGGTGGACGCAGGACTTCGGCTTCTGA
- a CDS encoding acylphosphatase, producing the protein MNEDVRLTAWVRGRVQAVGFRWFTRAKALEIGGLSGFALNLEDGRVQVVAEGPRAGCQELLDWLRGGDTPGRVDGVTEIWDTPRGIYETFAIR; encoded by the coding sequence ATGAACGAAGATGTACGGCTCACCGCCTGGGTGCGCGGACGCGTGCAAGCCGTGGGTTTCCGCTGGTTCACGCGCGCCAAGGCGCTGGAGATCGGCGGCCTGAGTGGTTTTGCTCTCAATCTGGAGGACGGCCGCGTGCAAGTCGTCGCCGAAGGCCCCCGGGCCGGCTGCCAGGAACTGCTCGACTGGCTGCGTGGGGGCGACACACCCGGCCGCGTCGACGGGGTCACCGAGATCTGGGACACACCACGCGGCATATACGAGACGTTCGCCATCCGCTGA
- the smc gene encoding chromosome segregation protein SMC gives MHLKALTLRGFKSFASATTLKFEPGITCVVGPNGSGKSNVVDALSWVMGEQGAKSLRGGKMEDVIFAGTTGRPPLGRAEVSLTIDNSDGALPIEYAEVTITRIMFRNGGSEYQINGDTCRLLDIQELLSDSGIGREMHVIVGQGQLDGVLHADPMGRRAFIEEAAGVLKHRKRKEKALRKLDAMRANLARVQDLTDELRRQLKPLGRQAAVARRAAVIQADLRDARLRLLADDLVRLREALNAEVADEAALKERKERAEAELKAALQREARLEEEVRRLTPRLQRAQQTWYELSQLAERVRGTVSLADARVKSATAAPPEERRGRDPEDMEREAARIREQEAELEAALEAAERALEDTVAHRADLERQLTVEERRLKDVARAIADRREGLARLGGQVNAARSRAASAQAEIDRLALARDEAAERAVAAQEEYEQLKAEVDGLDAGDAELGERHDAARRDLAEAETALTAAREEATAAERKRAVAARHEALALGLRRKDGTGALLAARDQLTGLLGPAAELLTVAPGYEVPVAAALGAGADAVAVSGPSTAAEAIRLLRKQDAGRAALLLGGAPEDVRPERSGGPPYVADLVRGPDELMPAVRRLLRGFVAVGTLEDAEDFVYAHPDLTAVTAEGDLLGAHFAQGGSAGAPSLLEVQASVDEAAAELSELASRCEELADRQHMAEERRKECAALVEELGERRRAADREKSSVAQQLGRLAGQARGASGEAERSAAAAAKAQEALERAVEEAEELAERLAVAEETPAEEEPDTSMRDRLAADGANARQTEMEARLQARTHEERVKALAGRADSLDRAARAEREARARAERRKARLRHEAAVAEAVASGGRQLLAHVEVSLVRADEERTAAERAKEVRERELAAERARGRGLKEELDKLTDSVHRGEVLGAEKRLRIEQLEAKALEELGVEPAGLVADYGPDQPVPPSPPAEGEELPQDPEHPRNKPVPFVREEQEKRLRSAERAYQQLGKVNPLALEEFAALEERHKFLSEQLEDLKKTRSDLLQVVKEVDERVEQVFTEAYRDTAREFEGVFSRLFPGGEGRLVLTDPDNMLATGVDVEARPPGKKVKRLSLLSGGERSLTAVALLVSIFKARPSPFYVMDEVEAALDDTNLQRLIRIMQELQEASQLIVITHQKRTMEVADALYGVSMQGDGVSKVISQRLR, from the coding sequence GTGCATCTCAAGGCCCTGACCCTGCGCGGATTCAAGTCCTTCGCGTCGGCCACGACGCTGAAGTTCGAACCGGGCATCACCTGCGTCGTCGGACCGAACGGCTCCGGCAAGTCCAATGTCGTGGACGCCCTCAGCTGGGTCATGGGAGAGCAGGGCGCCAAGTCGCTGCGCGGCGGCAAGATGGAGGACGTCATCTTCGCCGGCACCACCGGGCGGCCCCCGCTCGGCCGCGCCGAGGTCTCCCTCACCATCGACAACTCAGACGGCGCCCTGCCCATCGAGTACGCCGAGGTCACCATCACGCGGATCATGTTCCGCAACGGCGGCAGCGAGTACCAGATCAACGGCGACACCTGCCGCCTCCTCGACATCCAGGAACTCCTCTCCGACTCCGGCATCGGCCGCGAGATGCACGTCATCGTCGGGCAGGGCCAGCTCGACGGGGTGCTGCACGCCGACCCGATGGGGCGCCGCGCCTTCATCGAGGAGGCCGCCGGCGTCCTCAAGCACCGCAAGCGCAAAGAGAAGGCGCTGCGCAAGCTCGACGCCATGCGGGCCAACCTCGCGCGCGTCCAGGACCTCACCGATGAACTGCGGCGCCAGCTCAAGCCGCTCGGCCGGCAGGCCGCCGTGGCCCGCCGGGCCGCCGTCATCCAGGCCGACCTGCGCGACGCCCGCCTGCGCCTGCTCGCCGACGACCTCGTCCGGCTGCGCGAGGCGCTGAACGCGGAGGTCGCCGACGAGGCCGCCCTCAAGGAACGCAAGGAGCGCGCCGAGGCCGAGCTGAAGGCCGCCCTCCAGCGCGAGGCCCGGCTCGAAGAAGAGGTCCGCCGCCTCACCCCGCGGCTCCAGCGCGCCCAGCAGACCTGGTACGAACTCTCCCAACTCGCCGAGCGGGTGCGCGGCACCGTCTCGCTGGCCGACGCCCGGGTCAAGAGCGCCACCGCCGCGCCGCCCGAGGAACGGCGTGGGCGCGACCCCGAGGACATGGAGCGCGAGGCCGCGCGGATCCGGGAGCAGGAGGCCGAGCTCGAAGCCGCCCTCGAAGCCGCCGAGCGCGCTCTGGAGGACACGGTGGCCCACCGGGCGGACCTCGAGCGGCAGTTGACGGTCGAGGAGCGGCGGCTGAAGGACGTGGCCCGGGCCATCGCCGACCGCCGCGAAGGGCTCGCGCGCCTCGGCGGGCAGGTCAACGCGGCCCGTTCGCGCGCCGCCTCCGCCCAGGCCGAGATCGACCGGTTGGCCCTCGCGCGGGACGAGGCCGCCGAGCGCGCGGTCGCCGCACAGGAGGAGTACGAGCAGCTCAAGGCCGAGGTCGACGGGCTCGACGCGGGCGACGCGGAGCTGGGGGAGCGGCACGACGCGGCCAGGCGGGACCTCGCCGAGGCCGAGACCGCGCTCACCGCGGCGCGCGAGGAGGCGACCGCCGCCGAGCGCAAGCGGGCCGTCGCCGCCCGGCACGAGGCGCTCGCGCTCGGCCTGCGGCGCAAGGACGGCACCGGCGCCCTGCTCGCCGCCAGGGACCAGCTGACGGGGCTCCTCGGCCCGGCCGCCGAACTGCTCACCGTCGCTCCTGGGTACGAGGTGCCGGTCGCCGCCGCGCTCGGCGCCGGGGCCGACGCCGTCGCGGTCAGCGGTCCGAGTACGGCCGCCGAGGCCATCCGGCTGCTGCGCAAGCAGGACGCGGGGCGCGCGGCGCTGCTGCTGGGCGGCGCCCCCGAGGACGTACGGCCGGAGCGTTCCGGTGGGCCGCCGTACGTCGCCGATCTCGTGCGGGGGCCCGATGAGCTGATGCCCGCGGTGCGGCGGCTGCTGCGCGGGTTCGTCGCCGTCGGCACGCTGGAGGACGCCGAGGACTTCGTCTACGCCCACCCGGACCTGACCGCCGTCACCGCGGAGGGCGACCTGCTCGGGGCGCACTTCGCGCAGGGCGGGTCGGCCGGGGCGCCCAGCCTGCTGGAGGTGCAGGCGTCCGTGGACGAGGCCGCGGCGGAGCTCTCCGAACTGGCCTCGCGGTGTGAGGAGTTGGCGGACCGGCAGCACATGGCGGAGGAGCGGCGCAAGGAATGTGCCGCGCTCGTCGAGGAGTTGGGGGAGCGGCGCAGGGCCGCCGACCGGGAGAAGTCCTCCGTGGCGCAGCAGTTGGGGCGGCTCGCCGGGCAGGCGCGGGGCGCGTCGGGCGAGGCCGAGCGGTCGGCGGCCGCGGCGGCCAAGGCACAGGAGGCGCTGGAGCGGGCGGTCGAGGAGGCCGAGGAGCTGGCGGAGCGGCTGGCCGTGGCCGAGGAGACCCCGGCGGAGGAGGAGCCCGACACCTCCATGCGTGACCGCCTCGCCGCCGACGGGGCCAACGCCCGCCAGACCGAGATGGAGGCGCGGCTCCAGGCACGTACGCACGAGGAGCGCGTGAAGGCCCTCGCGGGCCGCGCCGACTCGCTCGACCGGGCCGCGCGCGCCGAACGCGAGGCACGCGCGCGTGCCGAACGGCGCAAGGCACGGCTGCGCCACGAGGCCGCCGTCGCGGAGGCCGTCGCCTCCGGTGGGCGGCAGCTGCTCGCCCACGTCGAGGTCTCCCTCGTACGCGCCGATGAGGAGCGCACGGCGGCCGAGCGCGCCAAGGAGGTGCGGGAGCGGGAGCTGGCGGCCGAGCGTGCCCGGGGACGCGGCCTGAAGGAAGAACTCGACAAGCTGACGGATTCAGTCCACCGCGGCGAGGTACTAGGTGCTGAGAAGCGGCTGCGGATCGAGCAGCTGGAGGCCAAGGCACTGGAGGAACTCGGTGTGGAACCGGCGGGGCTCGTGGCCGACTACGGCCCCGATCAGCCCGTGCCGCCCTCGCCCCCCGCCGAGGGCGAGGAGCTGCCGCAGGACCCGGAGCATCCGCGCAACAAGCCGGTGCCGTTCGTCCGCGAGGAGCAGGAGAAGCGGCTGAGGTCAGCCGAACGGGCGTATCAGCAGCTCGGGAAAGTGAACCCGCTGGCCCTTGAGGAGTTCGCGGCGCTGGAGGAACGCCACAAGTTCCTCAGCGAGCAGCTCGAAGACCTGAAGAAGACCAGGTCCGACCTCCTCCAAGTGGTGAAGGAAGTCGACGAACGCGTCGAGCAGGTCTTCACCGAGGCCTACCGGGACACGGCCCGCGAGTTCGAGGGCGTCTTCTCGCGGCTGTTCCCCGGCGGTGAGGGGCGGCTCGTCCTGACCGACCCCGACAACATGCTCGCGACGGGCGTGGACGTCGAGGCCCGGCCGCCGGGCAAGAAGGTCAAGCGGCTCTCGCTGCTCTCGGGCGGTGAGCGCTCGCTCACGGCCGTGGCGCTGCTCGTCTCGATCTTCAAGGCGCGGCCCAGCCCGTTCTACGTGATGGACGAGGTCGAGGCCGCTCTGGACGACACGAACCTCCAGCGGCTGATCCGGATCATGCAGGAGCTCCAGGAGGCCTCGCAGCTCATCGTGATCACGCACCAGAAGCGCACGATGGAGGTCGCGGACGCGCTGTACGGCGTGTCCATGCAGGGCGACGGCGTCTCGAAGGTGATCAGCCAGCGACTGCGCTAG
- a CDS encoding sugar porter family MFS transporter, producing MTSTSQAPQSGAREAHPDHLGHVIFITAAAAMGGFLFGYDSSVINGATVAIQHRFDVDADTLGWIIATALLGCAVGAAVAGRIADRIGRIRCMQIAAVLFAASAVGSALPFAAWDLTMWRLIGGIGIGMASVIGPAYIAEVAPPAYRGRLASFQQAAIVIGIAVSQLVNWGILNMADGNQRGKLAGLEAWQWMLGVMVIPALLYGLLSFIIPESPRFLVSAGRHAEAKKVLGEVEGHAIDLDARVDEIEHGLRREHKPSFKDLLGKVGFLPIVWIGIGLSVFQQLVGINVIFYYSNQLWQSIGKDPSSSFLYSFETSIVNIIGTVIAMIFVDRIGRKPLAIIGSAGMAAALFTMAWAFSYRTGSGDHVSLPNAQGLTAIIAANVFVLFFALSWGVVVWVLLGEIFPNRLRAAALGVAASAQWLANFAITKTFPSMSEWSLTGSYIVYGAFAAISIPFVMKFVKETKGKALEEMG from the coding sequence GTGACCAGCACATCGCAGGCGCCGCAGTCCGGAGCCAGAGAGGCCCATCCGGACCATCTCGGCCATGTCATCTTCATTACGGCGGCCGCCGCGATGGGTGGCTTCCTCTTCGGCTACGACAGTTCGGTGATCAATGGCGCCACCGTCGCCATCCAGCACCGTTTCGACGTCGACGCCGACACGCTCGGCTGGATCATCGCGACCGCGCTGCTCGGCTGTGCCGTCGGTGCCGCCGTCGCCGGTCGCATCGCCGACCGCATCGGCCGCATCCGCTGCATGCAGATCGCCGCCGTGCTCTTCGCGGCCAGCGCCGTCGGCTCGGCCCTGCCCTTCGCGGCCTGGGACCTGACCATGTGGCGCCTGATCGGCGGCATCGGCATCGGCATGGCATCGGTGATCGGCCCGGCGTACATCGCCGAGGTCGCGCCGCCCGCCTACCGCGGCCGCCTCGCCTCCTTCCAGCAGGCCGCCATCGTCATCGGCATCGCCGTCTCCCAGCTGGTCAACTGGGGCATCCTGAACATGGCCGACGGCAACCAGCGCGGCAAGCTGGCGGGCCTGGAGGCCTGGCAGTGGATGCTCGGCGTCATGGTCATCCCGGCCCTGCTCTACGGGCTGCTGTCCTTCATCATCCCGGAGTCGCCGCGCTTCCTCGTCTCGGCCGGCCGGCACGCCGAGGCCAAGAAGGTCCTCGGCGAGGTCGAGGGCCACGCCATCGACCTGGACGCGCGCGTCGACGAGATCGAGCACGGCCTGCGCAGGGAGCACAAGCCGTCCTTCAAGGACCTGCTCGGCAAGGTCGGCTTCCTGCCGATCGTCTGGATCGGCATCGGGCTCTCGGTCTTCCAGCAGCTCGTCGGCATCAACGTGATCTTCTACTACTCGAACCAGCTGTGGCAGTCGATCGGCAAGGACCCCTCCAGCTCGTTCCTGTACTCGTTCGAGACGTCGATCGTGAACATCATCGGCACGGTCATCGCGATGATCTTCGTCGACCGCATCGGCCGCAAGCCGCTGGCGATCATCGGCTCGGCGGGCATGGCGGCCGCACTCTTCACCATGGCCTGGGCGTTCTCGTACCGGACCGGCTCCGGTGACCACGTCTCGCTGCCCAACGCGCAGGGCCTGACCGCGATCATCGCCGCCAACGTCTTCGTGCTCTTCTTCGCCCTGTCCTGGGGTGTGGTCGTCTGGGTGCTGCTCGGCGAGATCTTCCCGAACCGGCTGCGCGCCGCCGCGCTCGGTGTGGCCGCCTCCGCGCAGTGGCTCGCCAACTTCGCGATCACCAAGACCTTCCCGAGCATGTCCGAGTGGTCGCTGACCGGCTCGTACATCGTCTACGGCGCCTTCGCCGCGATCTCGATCCCCTTCGTCATGAAGTTCGTCAAGGAGACGAAGGGCAAGGCCCTGGAGGAGATGGGCTAA
- a CDS encoding LLM class flavin-dependent oxidoreductase: MPTTVVRFNLVDPAATPASLSERYKAALEMATYADDRGISTVQTEEHHGAENNWLPSPFAFAGAVFGATRRIAVTVSAIIGPLHDPLRLAEDIAVLDLLSGGRLVTVAGIGYRPEEYERADVDFKRRGELQDELLETLLAAWTGEPFDFRGRTVRVTPRPFSRPHPLLLVGGSSKAAARRAARFGLPFFPSAHLPELEAYYTEQLAEHGTEGWTMMPAAETPLLHIADDPDRTWAEHGAHFLHEARTYASWQTRAKGAIRSAVKSAATTVEELRAEGIYRVLTPEECVAYAKGGTGGLILHPLVGGMPVDEGWRSLHHFCENVLPRLKDR, encoded by the coding sequence ATGCCCACCACAGTCGTACGGTTCAACCTCGTCGATCCCGCGGCCACACCCGCCTCGCTGAGCGAGCGCTACAAGGCCGCCCTGGAGATGGCCACGTACGCGGACGACCGCGGCATCTCGACCGTCCAGACCGAGGAGCACCACGGCGCCGAGAACAACTGGCTGCCCTCCCCGTTCGCCTTCGCCGGCGCGGTCTTCGGCGCGACGCGGCGCATCGCGGTGACGGTGTCCGCGATCATCGGCCCGCTGCACGATCCGCTGCGGCTCGCCGAGGACATCGCCGTACTCGACCTGCTCAGCGGCGGCCGCCTGGTCACCGTGGCGGGGATCGGCTACCGGCCCGAGGAGTACGAGCGGGCGGACGTCGACTTCAAGCGGCGCGGTGAGCTCCAGGACGAGCTTCTGGAGACGCTGCTCGCGGCCTGGACGGGTGAACCCTTCGACTTCCGCGGCCGCACGGTGCGCGTCACCCCGCGCCCGTTCAGCCGGCCGCATCCGCTGCTGCTGGTCGGCGGCTCGTCGAAGGCGGCGGCCCGGCGCGCGGCCCGGTTCGGCCTGCCGTTCTTCCCGAGCGCGCACCTGCCCGAGCTGGAGGCGTACTACACGGAGCAGCTCGCGGAGCACGGCACCGAGGGCTGGACGATGATGCCCGCCGCCGAGACCCCGCTCCTGCACATCGCCGACGACCCCGACCGCACCTGGGCCGAGCACGGCGCGCACTTCCTGCACGAGGCCCGCACCTACGCCTCCTGGCAGACGCGGGCGAAGGGGGCCATCCGCTCGGCGGTGAAGTCGGCGGCCACCACGGTCGAGGAACTGCGCGCGGAGGGCATCTACCGCGTCCTGACGCCGGAGGAGTGCGTGGCGTACGCGAAGGGCGGCACCGGCGGCCTGATCCTGCACCCGCTCGTCGGCGGGATGCCCGTGGACGAGGGCTGGCGCAGTCTGCACCACTTCTGCGAAAACGTACTGCCCCGGCTCAAGGACAGGTAG
- a CDS encoding cytosine permease encodes MSSTTAETEGALETRGLEPVPDAERTGRTRELFPTWVAANISVLLLTMGAGLIVSNGLNFWQVLVVALVSPLLSYGMVGLISIAGKRGGSPGMTLSRAVFGQRGNLFPGALIWVARWGWETINAVTGAYAIITVLNICFDVESSTWLTVVTLVAFVACTFLISGLGRKILHICSTWSTYAFGAFSVLVLVYLLAETDWSAVFDKPAGSTAMMVAGVGTIAAGGISWVPTGPDFTRYLPRNASNKPLVGHAVGGAAIVVVPMVLMGAVMAVSAPKLSTAQDPVSFLGSLLPTWIAVPYLIMALVGMLLINSMSMYSAGFTAMTLGIKVPRAWAVSVNAIISLIFGYILMNVATSFMGSFISFLTLLAVAFSAWIGVFGIDMLRRKTYDGQALMDTKRTSAYWYKAGFAWQAMTAWAIALVVGLLFTKVDWFSGPLATSWIGRHGLGWLATIVVAAVLYAVLPKTPLVEKDAAGKGEPDLVSA; translated from the coding sequence ATGAGCAGCACCACCGCCGAAACCGAAGGCGCCCTCGAAACACGTGGCCTTGAGCCCGTCCCGGACGCCGAGCGCACGGGCAGGACCCGTGAGCTGTTTCCCACTTGGGTGGCGGCCAACATCAGCGTCCTGCTGCTCACCATGGGCGCGGGTCTGATCGTCTCCAACGGCCTGAACTTCTGGCAGGTCCTGGTCGTCGCCCTCGTCTCGCCCCTGCTGAGCTACGGCATGGTCGGCCTGATCTCCATCGCCGGCAAGCGCGGCGGCTCGCCGGGCATGACGCTCTCGCGCGCGGTCTTCGGCCAGCGCGGCAACCTCTTCCCGGGCGCGCTGATCTGGGTCGCCCGCTGGGGCTGGGAGACCATCAACGCGGTCACGGGCGCGTACGCGATCATCACGGTCCTCAACATCTGCTTCGACGTGGAGTCGAGCACCTGGCTGACCGTCGTCACGCTGGTCGCCTTCGTCGCCTGCACGTTCCTGATCAGTGGCCTCGGCCGCAAGATCCTGCACATCTGCAGCACGTGGTCGACGTACGCCTTCGGCGCGTTCAGCGTGCTCGTGCTGGTCTACCTCCTCGCCGAGACCGACTGGTCCGCCGTCTTCGACAAGCCCGCGGGCTCCACGGCGATGATGGTCGCGGGCGTCGGCACGATCGCCGCGGGCGGCATCAGCTGGGTCCCCACCGGCCCGGACTTCACCCGCTACCTGCCGCGCAACGCCTCGAACAAGCCGCTGGTGGGCCACGCGGTCGGCGGCGCCGCCATCGTCGTCGTCCCGATGGTCCTGATGGGCGCCGTCATGGCGGTCTCCGCGCCGAAGCTCTCCACCGCGCAGGACCCGGTCTCCTTCCTCGGCTCGCTGCTCCCGACGTGGATCGCGGTGCCGTACCTGATCATGGCCCTGGTCGGCATGCTGCTGATCAACTCGATGTCGATGTACTCCGCCGGCTTCACCGCGATGACCCTCGGCATCAAGGTCCCGCGCGCGTGGGCGGTCAGCGTGAACGCGATCATCAGCCTGATCTTCGGCTACATCCTGATGAACGTGGCGACGAGCTTCATGGGCTCGTTCATCTCCTTCCTGACCCTGCTCGCGGTCGCCTTCTCCGCCTGGATCGGCGTCTTCGGCATCGACATGCTGCGCCGCAAGACCTACGACGGCCAGGCCCTGATGGACACCAAGCGCACCAGCGCCTACTGGTACAAGGCGGGCTTCGCCTGGCAGGCCATGACCGCGTGGGCGATCGCCCTGGTCGTGGGCCTGCTCTTCACCAAGGTCGACTGGTTCAGCGGCCCGCTCGCCACGTCCTGGATCGGCCGCCACGGCCTCGGCTGGCTGGCCACGATCGTCGTCGCCGCCGTGCTGTACGCGGTGCTGCCGAAGACCCCGCTCGTCGAGAAGGACGCGGCCGGCAAGGGCGAGCCGGACCTGGTCTCCGCCTGA
- the ftsY gene encoding signal recognition particle-docking protein FtsY codes for MEIVILAVVIAVVVIGALGGLVIGSRKKKQLPPQAPSSTPTITAPPAEPKVGDEAETPRDEPRRTIEEVDLPLAEPSATAPVVVEEPAAPEIETPEPTAGRLVRLRARLSRSQNALGKGLLTLLSREHLDEDTWEEIEDTLLTADVGVAPTQELVERLRERVRVLGTRTPDELRTLLREELIALLGTGAGTDFDRTVKTESGLETPGIVMVVGVNGTGKTTTTGKLARVLVADGRSVVLGAADTFRAAAADQLQTWGERVGARTVRGPEGGDPASIAYDAVKEGIAEGADVVLIDTAGRLHTKTGLMDELGKVKRVVEKHAPLDEVLLVLDATTGQNGLVQARVFAEVVDITGIVLTKLDGTAKGGIVVAVQRELGVPVKLVGLGEGADDLAPFEPEAFVDALIGD; via the coding sequence ATGGAAATCGTCATCCTTGCTGTAGTCATCGCCGTGGTCGTGATCGGCGCGCTCGGCGGGCTCGTGATCGGCAGCCGCAAGAAGAAGCAGCTGCCCCCGCAGGCCCCGTCCAGTACGCCCACCATCACCGCACCTCCCGCCGAACCGAAGGTCGGCGACGAGGCCGAGACGCCGCGCGACGAACCGCGCCGCACGATCGAGGAGGTGGACCTCCCGCTCGCCGAGCCCTCGGCGACCGCCCCCGTGGTGGTCGAGGAACCGGCCGCCCCGGAGATCGAGACCCCCGAGCCCACCGCCGGCCGCCTGGTCCGGTTGCGCGCCCGGCTCTCCCGCTCGCAGAACGCGCTCGGCAAGGGGCTGCTCACGCTGCTGTCCCGCGAGCACCTCGACGAGGACACCTGGGAGGAGATCGAGGACACGCTGCTCACGGCGGACGTCGGCGTCGCGCCCACCCAGGAGCTCGTGGAGCGGCTGCGTGAGCGCGTGCGCGTGCTCGGCACCCGGACCCCGGACGAGCTGCGCACGCTGCTGCGCGAGGAGCTCATCGCCCTGCTCGGCACGGGTGCCGGTACGGACTTCGACCGCACCGTGAAGACCGAGTCCGGCCTGGAGACCCCGGGCATCGTGATGGTCGTCGGCGTCAACGGCACCGGCAAGACCACCACCACCGGCAAGCTCGCGCGCGTCCTCGTCGCCGACGGCCGCTCGGTCGTCCTCGGCGCCGCCGACACCTTCCGCGCGGCCGCCGCCGACCAGCTCCAGACCTGGGGCGAGCGCGTCGGTGCCCGCACCGTCCGCGGCCCCGAGGGCGGCGACCCCGCGTCGATCGCCTACGACGCCGTCAAGGAAGGCATCGCCGAGGGCGCGGACGTCGTGCTCATCGACACCGCGGGCCGGCTGCACACCAAGACGGGCCTCATGGACGAGCTCGGCAAGGTCAAGCGCGTCGTCGAGAAGCACGCGCCGCTGGACGAGGTGCTGCTCGTCCTGGACGCCACGACCGGGCAGAACGGCCTCGTGCAGGCACGGGTCTTCGCCGAGGTCGTCGACATCACGGGCATCGTCCTCACGAAGCTCGACGGCACCGCCAAGGGCGGCATCGTCGTCGCCGTCCAGCGCGAACTGGGCGTACCGGTCAAGCTCGTGGGCCTCGGCGAGGGCGCGGACGACCTGGCGCCGTTCGAGCCGGAGGCATTCGTGGACGCGCTCATCGGCGACTGA
- a CDS encoding bifunctional DNA primase/polymerase — protein sequence MGFTIGGTRGTDKLRTVSRRRGRPSDCTAVAEYTGLWGWDAVPGARALDGTCSCGATDCAAPGAHPLGFAPEIPAGATLDEVADAWAEFPGAAVLLPVGRAFDVIEVAETAGRRALVRLERMGLPLGPVAVTPDGRAQFFVAPGAAAELPRLLYRMGWDDAALDLHGLGPGDHITAPPSDRGGLGPVRWLRSPALDSATDPPQVRLLLGTLAYVAHRSPA from the coding sequence ATGGGCTTCACGATCGGCGGCACCCGGGGGACCGACAAGCTCCGGACCGTATCAAGGCGGCGCGGCCGCCCGTCGGACTGTACGGCGGTGGCGGAGTACACCGGACTGTGGGGCTGGGACGCGGTGCCCGGCGCCCGCGCCCTGGACGGCACCTGCTCGTGCGGCGCCACCGACTGCGCGGCCCCCGGCGCGCACCCCCTGGGCTTCGCCCCCGAGATCCCGGCCGGCGCCACGCTCGACGAAGTGGCGGACGCCTGGGCCGAGTTCCCCGGAGCGGCCGTGCTGCTGCCGGTGGGGCGTGCCTTCGACGTGATCGAGGTGGCGGAGACGGCGGGGCGGCGCGCCCTGGTCCGCCTGGAGCGGATGGGCCTTCCCTTGGGTCCGGTGGCGGTCACGCCCGACGGCCGCGCGCAGTTCTTCGTCGCCCCGGGCGCCGCCGCCGAACTCCCCCGCCTGCTCTACCGCATGGGCTGGGACGACGCCGCCCTGGACCTCCACGGCCTCGGCCCGGGCGACCACATCACGGCACCCCCCTCCGACCGCGGCGGCCTCGGCCCGGTCCGCTGGCTCCGCTCCCCCGCCCTGGACTCGGCGACGGACCCACCCCAGGTCCGGCTCCTGCTCGGCACGCTGGCGTACGTGGCGCATCGCTCGCCGGCGTAG